The Catellatospora citrea DNA segment CTCCCCTCGCATCGTGGCCGAGCTGGCCGCCCGGCACGAGGGCCGCAGCCCGGTGCCGGCCGACCCCGCACTGCTGGCCGAATACTTCACCTTCACCGACTTCGCGCACTTCATCGAGGTCTACCTGAGCGTCGTGGACCTGATCCGCGACGCCGAGGACGTGCGCACGCTGACCTACGGCGTCGCCCAGGACCTGGCCGCGCAGCAGGTGCGCTACGCCGAGCTGACCGTCACGCCGTACTCCAGCGTCAACCGCGGCATCCCGGCCGAGGCGTTCTGCGAGGCCATCGAGGACGCGCGGCGGGAGGCGGAGAAGGAGCTCGGCCTGGTGCTGCGGTGGGTGTTCGACATCCCGGGCGAGGCCGGTCTGCAGTCCGCCGAGCAGACCCTGCGCATCGCGCTGGACCAGCGTCCGGACGGGCTGATCAGCTTCGGCCTCGGCGGTCCGGAGATCGGCGTGCCCCGGCCGCAGTTCAAGCCGTACTTCGACCAGGCTCGCGCGGCCGGGCTGCACAGCGTCCCGCACGCGGGCGAGACCACCGGCGCGCAGACCGTCTGGGACGCGATCCGCGAGCTCGGCGCGGAGCGCATCGGCCACGGCATCTTCGCGGCGCAGGACCCGCAGCTGCTGGCGTACCTGGCCGAGCACGCGATCCCGCTGGAGGTGTGCCCCACCTCGAACCTGCGCACCCGGGCCGTGGCGGACCTGGCCGAGCACCCGCTCGCGGCGATCGTGGCCGCGGGCGTGCCGGTCAGCATCAACTCCGACGACCCGCCGATGTTCGGCACGACCCTGAACAACGAGTACGAGGTGGCCGCGCGGCTGCTCGACCTGGACACGGCGGGCGTCGCCGAGCTGGCCCGCCAGGGCGTACGCCACTCCTTCGCCACCGACCAGGTCAAGACCGCCCTGCTCGCCGAGATCGACACCTACACCGCCGGCGCCTGACCCGTGGCGGGTCAGGCGTGGTGGAGGGCCTTGACCTTGCGCCAGGTGGGGGTGTCCAGGGCGCCGGCGCGGTTGGAGAAGGCGGCCGTGGTGATGGTGATCGGGTCGCTCAGGTCCAGGTAGCTGTTGTGGTCGGCGTCGGCGTCCCACGACTTCGTCGCGATCTCGATGTGGTCGCTCCGGTGGCTCTGGTCCTGGCTGGTGATCTTCAGGATCTCGTACGCCCCGCCCTTGACCCGCAGCACCACGCACGGCCGGACCTTCGACCCCGGGCCGTCCTCGTAGGGCACGTCGGCCCACCAGATCTCGCCGGGCTGCGGTCCGCCCGCGGGCGCGGGCGTCTTCTTCGTGGCGGTGGGCCGGCCGGGCGGGCGCTTGCCGGCGGGGCGCCTGCCCGCGGGGCGGGCGGCCGGGCGGGACGACGTGCGCCACCGCCACCAGATGGCGAGCGTCAGCACGGCGACCGAGAACAGGGTCAGCAACAGCCACATGATCGGCAGTCTAGGCGGGCTCGCCGAGCAGGGTGCAGGCCACGTCGGCGGGCACCGGGCGGGAGAACAGGAAGCCCTGGCCGTACCCGCAGCCCAGGCGGATCAGGAAGTCGCGCTGCTCGGTCGTCTCGATGCCCTCGGCGATCAGGTCGAGCGACAGGTTGCGTCCCATCAGGACGATGGTGCGCACCAGCTCGCCGCTGCGCCGGTCGGTGTCGATCTGCCAGACGAAGGACCGGTCGATCTTCAGCGCGTCGATGGGCAGCCGGTGCAGCGCCTCCAATGAGGAGTATCCGGTGCCGAAGTCGTCGATGTGCAGCTGGCAGCCGAGGTCGTGCAGGGTGTGCAGGATGTCGCGGGCCGGGGCGACGTTCTCCATCACCACACCCTCGGTGATCTCCACGGCGAGGCTGCCGGCCGGGGGCTGGTGCCGGTTCAGCGCCTCGGTGATGTCGTCGATGACGTTGCCGCTCCAGAACTGGCGGTTGGACACGTTGACCGCGACGGTCAGGCCGGCGGTGGCGACGCCGGCGGCGTACCAGGCGGCCAGCTGGCGGCAGCACTCGTCGACGACCCAGCTGCCGATCGGGATGATCAGGCCGGTCTCCTCGGCGACCGGCAGGAACGCGGCCGGTGACAGCAGCCCGCGCAGCGGGTGCCGCCAGCGGATCAGCGCCTCGAAGCCCTTGGCCCGGCCCGAGCGCAGCGCCACGATCGGCTGGTAGTGCACCTCGAACTCGCCGTTGTCGAGCGCCTGGCGCAGCTCGGTCTCGATCTGCAGCCGGGTCACCGCCTTGGCGTGCATCGCCACGTCGAACACGGCGTGGCGGCCCTTGTGCCGGGACTTCGCCGAGTACATCGCGATGTCGGCGTCGCGCAGCAGGTCCTCGGCGTTGCTGTAGCGGCGGCTGCTCATGGTGATGCCGATGCTGGCGGTCACCACCACGTCCTGTCCGTGCAGCTGGAACGGCTGCGCGAGCACCCCGTGCAGGCGCTCGGCGACCTGGGCGGGGGTGTGCGGCGCGGTCACGTCGTCGAGCAGCACCAGGAACTCGTCGCCGCCGAAGCGGGCCACCGTGTCCGATTCGCGCAGGGTCGACTTGATCCGCTTGGCGACCTGTTTGAGCAGCCGGTCCCCGGCGGAGTGGCCGAGGCTGTCGTTGACCACCTTGAACCCGTCCAGGTCCAGGAACAGCACCCCGAACGGCCGGCCGCTGCGCCGGCGCGACTGCCGGATCGCCTGGCGCAGCCGGTCCAGGAACAGCGACCGGTTGGGCAGGCCGGTCAGCTCGTCGTAGAGGGCCGCGATGCGCAGCTGCTCCTTCTGCCGCAGCGACTCCTTCAGCAGCGCCTGCCGATCCAGCGCCACCGCCAGCAGCGCGGCCCACTGGTTGAACGGCTCCCGGCCGGTGGCGCCGCCGGTCGACACGGAGTCGACCACGGCGAGGAAGCCCCAGTCGCTGGCCCCGCCCTTGACCGGCACCACGAACACGATGAGGTTGGCCGCCGGGTCGGCCAGTTGCCGCACCCGCAGCGGCGGGAACGCGCTGACCGGCACCGACGGCTCCACCGCCGGCGGCTCGCCCGGCACGAACTGGCCCGCGATCTCCAGCGCCGCGTCGGCCAGCGAGGGCGGCAGGCCGCCGGCCCACAACCCGAGGCAGCCGCCCCGGACCCAGGTGCGCCGCATCCATTCCAGCCGGGCCGGTTCCCGGTGCCCACGCAGCAGTTCCATGCCGACCTCGTACTGCGCGGTCAGCGTCTCGCGCAGCAGCGAGCTGTCCCGGAACAGGGTCCGGCCGCGCATCTCCATGAGGATGAGCAGCACCCCGTTGGCGGGCCGGCCGTAGTCGCGGATCAGCTGCGCGATCTCGTACAGCGCCTCGGGTCGCCCGCCGGACAGCCGCAGCAGCAGCTCCAGCGCCAGCCGCACCTCCTCGCAGGCGGGCCGCGCCGCGGGCGCCTCGGCCGAGCCGTCCTGCACGGCGCGTGCCACCGTCTCGGCGGCGTGCACGAGGTCGGCCGCGTCGGCCGGGGACAGCGTGCCGTGCACCGGTGCGACGGTGGTGGCGATGAGGTCGGCCAGGCGGCGGTGCGGCGGGGGCGGGTCGACGTCGGCGTGGAACGCCACGTCGCCGACGCACCCGCAGGATTCGCGCACGATGAGCGAGGTCGGCACGAGGATGCGGGCCGGCTGCTCGGTCTCCCCGCCGATCATGGCGAGCAGCGTCGTCGCGGCCGCCCGGCCGATCAGCTCCGTCGGCTGGCGCACCGTGGTCAGGCGGGGGACCAGGTAGGCGCTGGAGCGCAGGTCGTCGAAGCCGATCACGGCCTGGTCCGCGGGCAGCCGCAGACCGGCGGCGGCCAGCGTGTGCATGATGCCGGTCGCGTTCTCGTCGGTGCCGGCGATGACCGCGGTCGAGGGCAGCCCGGCGGCCAGCATGCGCTCGGCGGCGTGCTCACCGCCGTCGACCTGGTTGGTGGGCGCGGGGATCAGCAGCCCCGGGTCGGGCTCGATCCCGTGCACGGCCAGCGCATCGAGGTACGCCTCGTACCGCTGCCTGATGTCGTCGGTCTCCAGGCGGCCGGCGAAGGCGATCCTGCGGTGCCCGTGGGCGACCAGGTGGTCCACCGCCTCGGTGACACCGGTCCGGTTGTCCGGCATCACCACGGGGAAGTCCAGGTCGTTCAGTTCGTGGCTGACGGACACGAACGGCCGCCCGGTCTCGGTGAACAGCTGCAGGTAGCGGTGCGTCACCGCCTGCAGCACCACCACGAAACCGGACACGTGCTGCCAGGCGACCGGGTACGACAGGTCCGAAGGCTCGGTGACCTCGATGTGCTCGGTGCCCGCGTCGAGGGTCTGGATCGCGATGACCCCCGCACCCGCCTCCGCCGCGGCGCGCTCGATCCCCGCCAGCACACCGCCGTAGTACCAGCCCCCGAGGAAAGGGGACAGAACCCCGAGCGTGAGGTCTGGCGACACCTTCAGACGGTACCGCGCATCCGGGGCCTGACCGGGCCGAACCGGTGCTCAGGGCCGCCGCAGCACCCACCGGTACGCCTGCACGAGGCCGGTGTCGAAGCTGGCCGCCGAACCCCACAGGAACAGCCGGAACCGGCGGTACAGCGGGTCTCCCCAGCGCCGGACGACCTCCTCGCGGGCCGCGTCCAGCCGCCGGGCCCATTCCGCGCAGGTCAGGTGGTAGTTGTGCCGGTCGTCGTCGACGCTGACCAGCTCGAACGGCGAACGCGCCACCTGGCGCAGGTAGGAGTGCAGCACCAGCGGCGAGGACTTGCCCGGGTAGATGTAGCGGCTCATGAAGGTGGACACCCGATGCTTGGCCCGCATCGCCAGCGCGTCCAGGTAGACGTGGCCGCCCGGTTTGACCAGTTCGGCGTACTTGCGCAGGGTGGCGGCGTAGTTGGGCAGGTGTTCGGTGACACCCATGTTGACGATGGCGTCGTAGCGCCGCGGCGCCTCGTAGCGCAGCAGGTGCCGCCGCACCACGGTGGCCGGCAGCTGCTCGCGGGCGAACAGGTCGGACAGGTAGCGCTCGGACTCCTCGGCCAGGGTCAGCGTGGTCACGTGCACCCCGCGCCGGGCGGCGAACTCGGCGAACGCGCCCCAGCCGCCGCCGACCTCCAGGATGTGGTCGCCGGGGGAGACCTTCAGCGCGTCGAGCGCCAGCTCCATCTTGCGGGTCATCGCGTCTTCCAGCGGCTCGTCGTCACGCGTGAACACGCCCTGGGTGTAGCAGCGGTGCCGGGAGTCCATGAAGGTCAGGAAGAACTCGGACTCGTTGTCGTAGTGCGACGAGATCGCCCGGCGGTCGTGCTCGGCCCCGCCCATCCGCAGCGCCGGGGCGAACCGGGCCAGCCAAGCGATCGGGTGCCGGTCGTGGAACATGCCGCGCACCTTCAGCGCGGCCATCAGGTCGCCCTCGATGTCGAGCCAGCCGCGCAGGTAGGCCACGCCGATCTGGAACTGGTCGAGCCCGGCCAGGGCCTTCGCCCCGCGCGGGTCGCTGATCACGATGGTGAAGGCCGGCTCGCCCGCGCCCAGGACGCGGGGCGGCGCGCCGTCGCCGTTGCGCACCGCGAACGGCACCGCCGCGCGGTCGGCGAAATATGTCTGATAGCGACGATCGAGGGTCCTTGCCAGGTCAGCGCTCGCCATGGCGCCAATCTAACGCCGTCGAAGCCCGCGTGAAAGAGCATCTGAGTGAACCCCGGGCGGCCGGAACCGGTAACCGGCATGATCGGCCCGCCCGATAGCATGGCCGGAGCCGGACAAACCGCAGCAGAGGACTTGAGGAGATCACCGTGAGCGTTTCGATCAGCCCGCCGCAGGCCGACCCCGTCGTCGTCCGGGCCGGGACGACGGGCGCGGAGGCGATCGCCGAGGCCGGCCTGCCGGTGCACGGCCCCAAGGCGATCGTGGTGGTCCGCGACCCCGAGGGCCGCCTGCGCGACCTGGACTGGTCGCCCGCCGTCGACACCGCGGTCGAGCCGGTCGCCATCGACAGCAAGGACGGCCTCGACGTGCTGCGCCACTCCACGGCGCACGTGCTGGCCCAGGCGGTGCAGGACATCTTCCCCGAGGCCAAGCTCGGCATCGGCCCGCCCATCGACAACGGCTTCTACTACGACTTCTCGGTGCCCAAGCCGTTCCACCCGGACGACCTGGACAAGATCGAGAAGCGGATGCAGGAGATCGTCAAGTCGGGTCAGCGCTTCCAGCGCCGCCGGTTCGAGACCCTCGACGAGGCCAAGGCCGAGCTGAAGGACGAGCCGTTCAAGCTCGAACTGGTCGACATCAAGGGGGACGCGGGCGACGACGTCATGGAGGTGGGCGGCGGCGAGCTGACCATCTACGACAACCTCGACGCCAAGACCGGCGAGCGCTGCTGGGGCGACCTGTGCCGGGGCCCGCACCTGCCGTCGACCCGACTGATCGGCGCGTTCAAGCTGATGCGCTCCGCGGCGGCATACTGGCGCGGTTCGGAGAAGAACCCCCAGCTGCAGCGGGTGTACGGCACCGCGTGGCCGACCCGCGACCAGCTCAAGGACTACCTGAAGCTGCTGGAGGAGGCGGCCCGCCGCGACCACCGCAAGCTGGGCACCGACCTCGACCTGTTCAGCTTCCCCGACGAGATCGGCTCGGGCCTGGCCGTCTTCCACCCCAAGGGCGGTGTGATCAAGCGCGAGATGGAGGACTACGTCCGTCTCCGCCACATCGAGGAGGGCTTCCAGTACGTCGGGACCCCGCACATCACCAAGGAAGGCCTCTTCCACACGTCGGGTCACCTGCCCTACTACAAGGAGACCATGTTCCCGCCGATGGACATGGAGGGCAGCGACTACTACCTCAAGGCCATGAACTGCCCGATGCACAACCTGATCTACCGGTCGCGCGGGCGTTCCTACCGTGAGCTGCCGATCCGGCTGTTCGAGTTCGGCTCGGTGTACCGGTTCGAGAAGTCGGGCGTCATCCACGGCCTGACCCGGGTGCGCGGCTTCACCCAGGACGACTCGCACTCCTACGTCACCAAGGAGCAGGCGGCCGCCGAGATCAAGCACCTGCTCGACTTCGTGCTCGGCCTGCTCAAGGACTTCGGCATCACGGACTTCTTCCTGGAGCTGTCGACCCGGGACGACACCAAGCCGGACAAGTTCGTCGGCTCGGAGGAGGACTGGGCCACGGCCACCGCGGTGCTGGAGCAGTGCGCCCTGGAGACGGGGCTGACCCTGGTGCCGGACCCGGGCGGCGCGGCCTTCTACGGCCCGAAGATCTCCGTGCAGGCCAAGGACGCGATCGGCCGCACCTGGCAGATGTCGACCATCCAGTACGACTTCAACCAGCCGAAGGGCTTCGAGCTGGAGTACCAGGCGGCGGACGGGACGCGGCAGCAGCCCGTCATGATCCACTGTGCCAAGTTCGGTTCGATCGAGCGCTTCATCGGCGTGCTCACCGAGCACTACGCGGGCGCGTTCCCGGCCTGGCTGGCCCCGATCCAGGTGGTCGGCATCCCGATCCGCTCCGACGACGAGGCCGGGCACACCGCCTACCTGTACGACTTCGTGGCCAAGCTGCGCAAGGCCGGCATCCGGGCCGAGGTCGACAGCTCGGACGAGCGCATGCAGAAGAAGATCCGCACCGCGCAGCAGCAGAAGATCCCGTTCATGGCCATCGTCGGTGACCAGGACCTGGCCGACGGCACGGTGTCCTTCCGCTACCGCGACGGCTCGCAGCGCAACGGCGTGAGCCTGGACGAGGCCGTCGCCCACGTGACCGAGATCGTGCGCTCGCGCGTCAACACCGGCCCGTCCGCCGCCGTGACGGAGGCGGTCGAAGCGGCGTGAGCACTCGTACGAACGAGGCCGGGTTCGTGCTGGACACGGACCCGGCCCGGCTCGACCTCGACGCCGTCGAGCGCTGGCTGGCCCAGGAGAGCTACTGGGCCAACGGGCGCGAGCGCGCGGTCATCGAGCGCTCGCTGGCCGGTTCCACCGTCTACGGGATCTACGCCCCGGACGGGACCCAGGTCGGCCTGCTGCGCGTGGTGACCGACGGGGCCACGTTCGCCTGGCTGTGCGACGTGTTCATCGACCGCGCCTACCGCGGGCAGGGCCTGGCCCGGTGGGCGGTGGCGGCGGTCCGCGACGACCTGCACGCGCTCGGCGTGTACCGGATCATCCTGGCCACCGCCGACGCGCACGGCGTCTACGCCGAGGTCGGGTTCGTCCCGCTGGCCGAGCCGGACCGCTGGATGCAGCTGACCACCCGCGTCATCGGCCGCCCCGACGTGCCCTACACCGCGGACGCGCGGGCATGAGCTCACCGGACCCGGACGGCCTCGAACGGCTCTGGACGCCGTGGCGCATGGCGTACGTCAGCGGCGGCCCGAAGCCGACCGAGTGCCCGTTCTGCGTCGCGCCGGTCTCCGACCCGGACGGCCTGGTCGTCGCACGCGGTGAGGCCGTGTACGCGGTGCTCAACCGGTTCCCGTACAACCCGGGCCACCTGCTGATCTGCCCGTACCGCCACATCGACGACTACCCGGAGCTCGACGCGGCCGAGACCGCGGAACTGGCCGAGTTCACCAAGACGGCGATGCGGGTGGTCCGCAAGGTCTCCAACGCGCACGGGTTCAACATCGGGCTCAACCAGGGCCACGCCGCGGGCGCGGGCATCGCCGCGCACCTGCACCAGCACGTGGTGCCGCGGTGGGGCGGGGACAACAACTTCCTGCCCGTGGTCGCCCGCACCAAGGCGCTGCCACAGCTCCTCACCGACACCCGTGACCTGCTCCGGGAGGCCTGGCCGGCCTGACATCCGCATGACGGCGCGCCGCGCGGGTATCCGGCTGCTGTCACACCCTCGCGGAAGGATGGCTGCCATGATTGGCACCCTGCGCACCGTCGTGCTCGACGCACCCGACATCAAGAGCCTGGCCGCCTTCTACGCGGACGTGGCCGGGCTGGACGAGCACTACGCCGACGACGAATGGATCACACTCAACGCCGCCGACGGGACCCGCCTCGGCTTCCAGCGCGCGCCCGACCACGTGCCGCCACGCTGGCCCGACCCGGCGTTCCCGCAGCAGCTCCACCTCGATCTGCGCGTGCCGGACATGGCCGCGGCGGTCGAGCACGCCGTCAAGCTCGGCGCCACCCGCCTGCCCGGCGGCGGAGAGACCTTCACGGTGCTGGCCGACCCGGCCGGCCACCCGTTCTGCCTCTGCCAGAGCGACGGGGACAGCACCACCATCGCCGACGTGGCGATCGACTGCGCGTCCGCCGGCCCGCTGGCCCGCTTCTACAGCGAGCTGCTCGGCCTGCCGGTCACCTGGGAGGGTGAGGGCGGCGCGATGATCTCCACCGAGGGCCGGCTGCCGGTGATCTTCCAGGAGATCGCCGACCACCGGGCCCCGCGCTGGCCCGACCCGGCCCACCCGCAGCAGCTGCACCTCGACGTGGAGGTCGCCGACGTCGACGCCGCCGAGGCCGCGGTGCTCGCGCTGGGCGGTGTCCGGCTGTCCGGCGGGGGCGACAACTGGCGGGTGTACGCCGACCCGGTCGGCCACCCGTTCTGCCTGGTCTGGTGACCGGCGGGTGCCCGCGTTCCGGTGGCGTGGGCACCCCCACATCGTCACGTTGTGTGACGTGATCGCGCAAAGGGAACCGAGAGAGTGCCCCCGCACGTCACCATCGGCGTAGACGGCCCGCTGCCGCCACTCGGCGCGGGAAGTGGGGACGGGGGTCCATCATGGTTTCTCGGCGCGAGTTGGTGCGCCTGCTGGCCGCGGGCGGTGCGGGCGCGGCCGCCGCGGTCGCCGCGCCGAAGGTGCGCTCCTGGTTCGGGCCGGATCGGCTGCCGCTGGACGGAGGATACGCGCCCGCCGGCAACGAGCTGGGCTGGCACAACGGCGCGGTGCGGGTGCTGTGGCACGTCACCACCGACCGTCCGCTCATCGCGTTGACGTTCGACGACGGCCCGGAGCCCGACTGGACGCCGCGGGTGCTCGACGCCCTCGACGAACTCGACGCCAAGGCGACGTTCTTCGTCGTCGGCGAGCGGCTGGTGCGCAACGCCGCCCTGGTCAAGGGCCGCTACGCCCGCCACGAGGTCGGCAACCACACCTGGGCGCACAAGGACCTGGCCCAGCGCGACGAGAAGGGCGTACGCGACCAGCTGCGCCGCTGCCACGACGCCGTCGCCGAGCACGTCGGACGCGCACCGAGGCTGCTGCGCCCGCCGTGGGGCCACCTCGCGGGCACCACGCTGACCGTCGCCGAGGAGTTCGGCTACGACGTGGTCATGTGGTCGCAGCGCATGCGCGAGAACCTGTTCGTGGACCACCCGGGCGGCATCGTCGCCGACACGGCCGACCAGGCCCGCCCCGGCGCGGTGATCCTGGCCCACGACACCGGCCCCAAAGATCGCCTGGTCTGCATCGCCAACCTCAAGGGCATCGTCACCGAACTGCGCACCCGCGGCTTCGAACTGGTCACCGTCTCCGAACTCCTCGCCGCCGGCCACCCCGCCACCACCTGACCGGGTCAGCGGGTGGGGGTGTGTTCCTTGCGGGCCTGGTCGGCGAGGTGGCCGGGCATCGGCTCGTAGCGGGCGAACTCGCGGGTGAAGGTGCCCGCGCCGGCCGTCATCGAGCGCAGGTCCACCAGGTAACGCAGCAGTTCGACGGCGGGCACCTCGGCGCGGACCTGGGTGCGGTCGGCGCCGCCCGGGTCGGACTCGGAGCCCAGCACCCGGCCGCGCCGGCCGGACAGGTCGCTCATCACCGCGCCGACCGCCGAGTCGGGCACCGTGATGACCACCTCGTCGACCGGCTCCAGCAGGGTGATCTGCGCCTTCTCGGCGGCGTCCTTCAGGGCCATGCTGCCCGCGGTCTGGAACGCCGCGTCGGAGGAGTCGACGCTGTGCGCCTTGCCGTCGACCAGGGTCACCCGGAAGTCGACCACGGGGTAGCCGGCCACGATGCCCTTCTCGGCCTGCGCGCGTACCCCCTTCTCGACGCTGGGGATGTAGTTGTGCGGGATCGCCCCACCGACGATCTTGTCGACGAACTCGATGCCCGTGCCGCGCGGCAGCGGCTCCAGCTGGATCGAGCAGACGGCGTACTGGCCGTGCCCGCCGGACTGCTTGACGTGGCGGCCCTGCCCGGCGGCGGGGGCGGCGAACGCCTCGCGCAGGGCGACCTTCGCGGGCTCGGTGGACAGCTCGACGCCGCCCGCCCGCAGCCGGTCCAGCACCACATCGGCGTGCGCCTCGCCCATGCACCACAGCACCAGCTGGTGGGTCTCCGGGTTGCGCTCCAGGCGCAGCGTCGGGTCGCCCGCGACCAGCTTGGCCAGGTTCTTGGCCAGCGCGTCCTCGTCGGAGCGGGTCTTGGGCACCACGGCGACCGGCAGCAGCGGCTCGGGCATCTGCCACGGGGCCATCAGCAGCGGCCTGTCCTTGCCGGAGATGGTGTCGCCGGTCTCCGCGGCGGTCGACTTGGTGACCGCGCAGATGTCGCCGGCCACGCACATGTTCACCTCGCGCAAGTTCGCGCCGAGCGGGGAGTAGACGTGCAGGACGCGCTCGTCGGCGTCGTGGTCGGGGTGCCCGCGCTCGGCGAGGCCGTGGCCGCTGATGTGCACCGGGGTGTCCGGGCGCAGCGTGCCGGAGAACACCCGGACCAGGCTGACCCGGCCCACGTACGGGTCGATGGTGGTCTTGACGACCTCGGCCACCAGCGGCCCGTTCGGGTCGCACTCCAGCGCGTCGCGGGGCGAGCCGTCGATGGCGGTGACCGCGGGCAGCGGGTGCTCCAGCGGGGTCGGGAAGGCCCGGGTCAGCAGCTCCAGCAGCGCGTCCAGGCCGACGCCGGTCTCCGCGCACACCGGCACCGCCGGGTGGAAGTGGCCGCGGGCGACGGCCTTCTCCAGGTCGTCGATGAGCACCTGGGCGTCGATGACCTCGCCGGCGAGGTACCGGTCCATCAGGGTCTCGTCCTCGCTCTCGGCGATGATGCCCTCGATCAGCTCGCCGCGGGACTCCTCGATCGCGGGCAGGTGCTCGGCGTCGGGCTGGCGCACCTGGGGCGGGTAGCCGTTCGAGTAGTCGTACACCTGCTGCGAGATCAGGCCGATCAGGCCCTCCACGGACTGGCCGTCGTCGCCGTGCATGGGCAGGTACAGCGGCTGCACCTCCTCGCCGAAGACCCGCTGGCACAGGGCGAGGGCCTCGTCGAAGTCGGCCCTCGGGTGGTCCAGCCGGGTGATCGCCACGGCGCGCGGCATGCCGACGGCGGCGCACTCCTCCCAGAGGGTGGCCGTGGCGGCGTCCATGCCGTCCCAGGCGCTGACCACGAACAGGGCCGCGTCGGCGGCGCGCAGGCCCGCCCGCAGCTCGCCCACGAAGTCGGCGTAGCCGGGGGTGTCCAGCAGGTTGACCTTCACGCCCTGGTGGGTGAGCGGGGCGCAGGCCAGCGCGACGGAGCGCTGCTGCTTGACCGCGGCCGGGTCGTGGTCGGTGACCGTGGTGCCCTCGGTGACCGTGCCCGCCCGGCTGATCGTCTGCGTGGCCGCGAGCAGCGCCTCGACCAGCGTCGTCTTACCGCTGCCGGCGTGCCCCACCACCACCACGTTGCGCACGTCTGACGGCTGCTCGGCGACCTGCGCCGGAGCCTGTGAGACCTTCTCCTTGTCGCCGCGCGCCATCTGTCCGCCTCCTGTTGCCGTGTCGGTTACTGCATTGTTTCCGATCCCACACCCATCGGGCGTACGGACACAACCCCGGCGTCAGCGTGTCGCCGCCGTCGGGCGTGCTG contains these protein-coding regions:
- a CDS encoding class I SAM-dependent methyltransferase — its product is MASADLARTLDRRYQTYFADRAAVPFAVRNGDGAPPRVLGAGEPAFTIVISDPRGAKALAGLDQFQIGVAYLRGWLDIEGDLMAALKVRGMFHDRHPIAWLARFAPALRMGGAEHDRRAISSHYDNESEFFLTFMDSRHRCYTQGVFTRDDEPLEDAMTRKMELALDALKVSPGDHILEVGGGWGAFAEFAARRGVHVTTLTLAEESERYLSDLFAREQLPATVVRRHLLRYEAPRRYDAIVNMGVTEHLPNYAATLRKYAELVKPGGHVYLDALAMRAKHRVSTFMSRYIYPGKSSPLVLHSYLRQVARSPFELVSVDDDRHNYHLTCAEWARRLDAAREEVVRRWGDPLYRRFRLFLWGSAASFDTGLVQAYRWVLRRP
- a CDS encoding type II toxin-antitoxin system PemK/MazF family toxin, whose protein sequence is MWLLLTLFSVAVLTLAIWWRWRTSSRPAARPAGRRPAGKRPPGRPTATKKTPAPAGGPQPGEIWWADVPYEDGPGSKVRPCVVLRVKGGAYEILKITSQDQSHRSDHIEIATKSWDADADHNSYLDLSDPITITTAAFSNRAGALDTPTWRKVKALHHA
- a CDS encoding HIT family protein, which produces MSSPDPDGLERLWTPWRMAYVSGGPKPTECPFCVAPVSDPDGLVVARGEAVYAVLNRFPYNPGHLLICPYRHIDDYPELDAAETAELAEFTKTAMRVVRKVSNAHGFNIGLNQGHAAGAGIAAHLHQHVVPRWGGDNNFLPVVARTKALPQLLTDTRDLLREAWPA
- a CDS encoding GNAT family N-acetyltransferase, coding for MSTRTNEAGFVLDTDPARLDLDAVERWLAQESYWANGRERAVIERSLAGSTVYGIYAPDGTQVGLLRVVTDGATFAWLCDVFIDRAYRGQGLARWAVAAVRDDLHALGVYRIILATADAHGVYAEVGFVPLAEPDRWMQLTTRVIGRPDVPYTADARA
- a CDS encoding adenosine deaminase — translated: MAKDDLASFVAGLPKAELHVHHVGSASPRIVAELAARHEGRSPVPADPALLAEYFTFTDFAHFIEVYLSVVDLIRDAEDVRTLTYGVAQDLAAQQVRYAELTVTPYSSVNRGIPAEAFCEAIEDARREAEKELGLVLRWVFDIPGEAGLQSAEQTLRIALDQRPDGLISFGLGGPEIGVPRPQFKPYFDQARAAGLHSVPHAGETTGAQTVWDAIRELGAERIGHGIFAAQDPQLLAYLAEHAIPLEVCPTSNLRTRAVADLAEHPLAAIVAAGVPVSINSDDPPMFGTTLNNEYEVAARLLDLDTAGVAELARQGVRHSFATDQVKTALLAEIDTYTAGA
- a CDS encoding EAL domain-containing protein: MSPDLTLGVLSPFLGGWYYGGVLAGIERAAAEAGAGVIAIQTLDAGTEHIEVTEPSDLSYPVAWQHVSGFVVVLQAVTHRYLQLFTETGRPFVSVSHELNDLDFPVVMPDNRTGVTEAVDHLVAHGHRRIAFAGRLETDDIRQRYEAYLDALAVHGIEPDPGLLIPAPTNQVDGGEHAAERMLAAGLPSTAVIAGTDENATGIMHTLAAAGLRLPADQAVIGFDDLRSSAYLVPRLTTVRQPTELIGRAAATTLLAMIGGETEQPARILVPTSLIVRESCGCVGDVAFHADVDPPPPHRRLADLIATTVAPVHGTLSPADAADLVHAAETVARAVQDGSAEAPAARPACEEVRLALELLLRLSGGRPEALYEIAQLIRDYGRPANGVLLILMEMRGRTLFRDSSLLRETLTAQYEVGMELLRGHREPARLEWMRRTWVRGGCLGLWAGGLPPSLADAALEIAGQFVPGEPPAVEPSVPVSAFPPLRVRQLADPAANLIVFVVPVKGGASDWGFLAVVDSVSTGGATGREPFNQWAALLAVALDRQALLKESLRQKEQLRIAALYDELTGLPNRSLFLDRLRQAIRQSRRRSGRPFGVLFLDLDGFKVVNDSLGHSAGDRLLKQVAKRIKSTLRESDTVARFGGDEFLVLLDDVTAPHTPAQVAERLHGVLAQPFQLHGQDVVVTASIGITMSSRRYSNAEDLLRDADIAMYSAKSRHKGRHAVFDVAMHAKAVTRLQIETELRQALDNGEFEVHYQPIVALRSGRAKGFEALIRWRHPLRGLLSPAAFLPVAEETGLIIPIGSWVVDECCRQLAAWYAAGVATAGLTVAVNVSNRQFWSGNVIDDITEALNRHQPPAGSLAVEITEGVVMENVAPARDILHTLHDLGCQLHIDDFGTGYSSLEALHRLPIDALKIDRSFVWQIDTDRRSGELVRTIVLMGRNLSLDLIAEGIETTEQRDFLIRLGCGYGQGFLFSRPVPADVACTLLGEPA
- the thrS gene encoding threonine--tRNA ligase — protein: MSVSISPPQADPVVVRAGTTGAEAIAEAGLPVHGPKAIVVVRDPEGRLRDLDWSPAVDTAVEPVAIDSKDGLDVLRHSTAHVLAQAVQDIFPEAKLGIGPPIDNGFYYDFSVPKPFHPDDLDKIEKRMQEIVKSGQRFQRRRFETLDEAKAELKDEPFKLELVDIKGDAGDDVMEVGGGELTIYDNLDAKTGERCWGDLCRGPHLPSTRLIGAFKLMRSAAAYWRGSEKNPQLQRVYGTAWPTRDQLKDYLKLLEEAARRDHRKLGTDLDLFSFPDEIGSGLAVFHPKGGVIKREMEDYVRLRHIEEGFQYVGTPHITKEGLFHTSGHLPYYKETMFPPMDMEGSDYYLKAMNCPMHNLIYRSRGRSYRELPIRLFEFGSVYRFEKSGVIHGLTRVRGFTQDDSHSYVTKEQAAAEIKHLLDFVLGLLKDFGITDFFLELSTRDDTKPDKFVGSEEDWATATAVLEQCALETGLTLVPDPGGAAFYGPKISVQAKDAIGRTWQMSTIQYDFNQPKGFELEYQAADGTRQQPVMIHCAKFGSIERFIGVLTEHYAGAFPAWLAPIQVVGIPIRSDDEAGHTAYLYDFVAKLRKAGIRAEVDSSDERMQKKIRTAQQQKIPFMAIVGDQDLADGTVSFRYRDGSQRNGVSLDEAVAHVTEIVRSRVNTGPSAAVTEAVEAA